One part of the Pecten maximus chromosome 1, xPecMax1.1, whole genome shotgun sequence genome encodes these proteins:
- the LOC117336038 gene encoding uncharacterized protein LOC117336038 isoform X5, producing MVTSQKLTITLIGGGPWGFRLIGGEEYPLQIAKIRKRSKACSGGLQEGDTVICINGVSMQGRSHQDAMYEVDNAGDKLNLTVQRDGGSFQSQQLVEQRQHQPVAAPMQMSNGVGGAPGQKTHSTSQTFRDGNTTTNVVTGAYEQTSGDGRQLTKGFVKQVVKTQPGTITNQQTTTRVTSFSNQTSNNVSPVKFQIKNLRDEFKENYTPMIFGQGKEHTYGDYARPDDSVRKPRVFMVRDIKGTMSNQQDHQPNYLPDAMNQPSVPRPLPPKAPKPVRMPPEQPQFKIPDQVPLPEYQPAPIPEPVIPEAPPPPLPQHEVPEPSDPVSFYPADEPLFYPLPQAPFAKFDAHEYNEKVRSGRLNDEVDYEETPEEREERFNGKLPIFAPKVEIHYDEEFLQNGLQNGFFIERPDLLPLDFSRKLSGAEMDSDPYTPGTPESSGVRKKKKLYNDSAFYDAPDTDYPTIEDQITLCKKIARSLTSAANKKARGAKMFAKRKRRASKWIHDGESHIGSSSAGDVADLHDLDSELHLTEGGSRPLFSFRIPNIKNRILLTEDGTPKMSISQQEFEQLRLQQKKCDHKAVSPSTCQSLVADLHNQRNRGAKLFQKRQARSEKWVIDERNATKPMLSQEKINSFLESTSSVQNKAPTPWEAALGNPQGRVDSAFDHMDYSKPTPQQKYSPAPQLPQPSPPVTHDLSGTQNIAAVTGPNFNRTPKGWGCGPASTAVQADDHYGYNTLRRQLSNKQEQPPPPPPKPLKATQDNYNPRMRAWNPEMSGAYNHNMYNVARFGGPGGNAGPEQYSHRAADSYHNRVPSHMIIASDL from the exons ATCCGCAAGAGAAGCAAGGCGTGCTCTGGTGGTCTCCAGGAGGGCGACACTGTGATTTGCATCAATGGCGTCTCCATGCAGGGCAGGTCTCACCAAGACGCCATGTATGAGGTGGACAACGCTGGGGACAAGCTCAATTTAACGGTCCAGAG GGATGGCGGGTCATTCCAGTCTCAGCAGCTAGTCGAGCAAAGACAACATCAGCCTGTGGCAGCCCCCATGCAGATGAGCAATGGTGTTGGGGGAGCACCCGGGCAAAAGACACACTCAACCTCTCAGACATTTCGGGATGGCAACACGACCACCAATGTGGTGACCGGGGCCTACGAGCAGACTTCCGGGGACGGCAGACAGCTCACCAAGGGCTTCGTAAAACAGGTGGTGAAGACACAACCAGGGACAATCACAAACCAGCAGACGACCACACGCGTCACCTCCTTCTCCAACCAGACGTCGAACAACGTTAGTCCCGTAAAGTTCCAAATCAAGAACCTCCGAGACGAATTCAAGGAGAACTATACTCCAATGATATTCGGACAAGGAAAGGAGCACACCTATGGGGATTATGCGCGGCCTGACGACTCAGTCCGTAAACCTCGCGTGTTTATGGTGCGGGATATCAAGGGCACTATGTCTAATCAGCAAGATCATCAACCTAACTATCTTCCTGATGCCATGAACCAGCCGTCGGTACCTAGACCTTTACCACCAAAGGCACCGAAGCCAGTCAGAATGCCGCCGGAACAACCACAATTCAAGATTCCAGATCAGGTTCCACTTCCGGAATATCAACCAGCTCCTATTCCGGAACCTGTGATTCCAGAGGCACCACCGCCGCCGCTTCCTCAACATGAAGTGCCGGAGCCATCAGACCCCGTTTCTTTTTACCCGGCGGACGAGCCTCTATTCTACCCGCTACCACAGGCGCCATTTGCTAAGTTTGACGCGCACGAATACAACGAAAAGGTCAGATCAGGAAGATTAAATGACGAAGTTGACTACGAAGAAACGCCAGAAGAGAGGGAGGAAAGGTTCAATGGAAAGCTACCTATTTTTGCACCAAAAGTGGAAATTCATTATGATGAAGAATTTCTACAAAATGGTTTGCAGAATGGTTTCTTCATCGAGAGACCAGATTTGCTTCCACTTGATTTCAGCAGGAAGTTAAGTGGTGCTGAGATGGACAGCGACCCTTATACACCAGGAACTCCAGAGTCTTCCGGTGTTAGGAAGAAGA AGAAGCTGTATAACGACTCCGCCTTCTATGACGCTCCAGACACTGATTATCCCACTATCGAAGACCAAATCACCCTATGTAAGAAAATCGCGCGTTCGTTGACGTCGGCAGCCAATAAGAAGGCGAGAGGAGCCAAGATGTTTGCCAAGCGTAAACGACGCGCTAGCAAATGGATACACGATGGCGAGTCACATATCGGATCGTCTTCAGCCGGGGACGTAGCTGACCTACACGACCTCGACAGCGAACTTCACCTGACCGAAGGCGGATCCCGCCCACTGTTCTCATTTCGTATACCTAATATCAAGAACCGCATTCTTTTGACAGAGGACGGCACTCCAAAAATGAGTATTTCACAGCAGGAATTTGAACAATTGAGGCTCCAACAGAAAAAATGCGATCACAAAGCAGTGTCTCCGAGCACCTGTCAGAGCCTGGTAGCCGACCTACACAACCAGAGAAACAGGGGAGCGAAGCTATTTCAAAAACGTCAAGCTAGATCAGAAAAATGGGTCATCGATGAAAGAAACGCAACAAAACCGATGTTGTCACAAGAAAAAATTAATTCCTTTTTGGAGTCCACATCCTCTGTGCAGAACAAGGCCCCCACCCCATGGGAGGCCGCTTTGGGTAACCCCCAAGGGCGTGTGGACAGTGCTTTTGACCACATGGACTATTCAAAACCCACCCCACAGCAAAAGTACAGCCCGGCACCCCAGCTGCCGCAGCCAAGCCCACCCGTAACCCACGACCTGTCAGGAACGCAAAACATTGCAGCAGTGACTGGGCCAAACTTTAACCGTACCCCCAAAGGATGGGGGTGCGGCCCTGCATCAACAGCTGTTCAGG CTGATGATCACTATGGTTACAACACGCTCCGACGTCAGCTGTCAAATAAACAGGAACAGCCCCCGCCTCCCCCGCCAAAGCCCCTCAAGGCAACGCAAGACAACTACAACCCCAGAATGAGGGCTTGGAACCCGGAAATGAGTGGAGCGTACAACCATAATATGTACAATGTCGCGAGGTTCGGAGGTCCAGGAGGCAACGCGGGTCCAGAACAATACAGTCACCGAGCCGCAGATTCGTATCATAATAGGGTACCGTCACATATGATAATCGCGTCCGACTTGTGA
- the LOC117336038 gene encoding uncharacterized protein LOC117336038 isoform X3 gives MVTSQKLTITLIGGGPWGFRLIGGEEYPLQIAKIRKRSKACSGGLQEGDTVICINGVSMQGRSHQDAMYEVDNAGDKLNLTVQRDGGSFQSQQLVEQRQHQPVAAPMQMSNGVGGAPGQKTHSTSQTFRDGNTTTNVVTGAYEQTSGDGRQLTKGFVKQVVKTQPGTITNQQTTTRVTSFSNQTSNNVSPVKFQIKNLRDEFKENYTPMIFGQGKEHTYGDYARPDDSVRKPRVFMVRDIKGTMSNQQDHQPNYLPDAMNQPSVPRPLPPKAPKPVRMPPEQPQFKIPDQVPLPEYQPAPIPEPVIPEAPPPPLPQHEVPEPSDPVSFYPADEPLFYPLPQAPFAKFDAHEYNEKVRSGRLNDEVDYEETPEEREERFNGKLPIFAPKVEIHYDEEFLQNGLQNGFFIERPDLLPLDFSRKLSGAEMDSDPYTPGTPESSGVRKKKEKYYKDNKKLYNDSAFYDAPDTDYPTIEDQITLCKKIARSLTSAANKKARGAKMFAKRKRRASKWIHDGESHIGSSSAGDVADLHDLDSELHLTEGGSRPLFSFRIPNIKNRILLTEDGTPKMSISQQEFEQLRLQQKKCDHKAVSPSTCQSLVADLHNQRNRGAKLFQKRQARSEKWVIDERNATKPMLSQEKINSFLESTSSVQNKAPTPWEAALGNPQGRVDSAFDHMDYSKPTPQQKYSPAPQLPQPSPPVTHDLSGTQNIAAVTGPNFNRTPKGWGCGPASTAVQADDHYGYNTLRRQLSNKQEQPPPPPPKPLKATQDNYNPRMRAWNPEMSGAYNHNMYNVARFGGPGGNAGPEQYSHRAADSYHNRVPSHMIIASDL, from the exons ATCCGCAAGAGAAGCAAGGCGTGCTCTGGTGGTCTCCAGGAGGGCGACACTGTGATTTGCATCAATGGCGTCTCCATGCAGGGCAGGTCTCACCAAGACGCCATGTATGAGGTGGACAACGCTGGGGACAAGCTCAATTTAACGGTCCAGAG GGATGGCGGGTCATTCCAGTCTCAGCAGCTAGTCGAGCAAAGACAACATCAGCCTGTGGCAGCCCCCATGCAGATGAGCAATGGTGTTGGGGGAGCACCCGGGCAAAAGACACACTCAACCTCTCAGACATTTCGGGATGGCAACACGACCACCAATGTGGTGACCGGGGCCTACGAGCAGACTTCCGGGGACGGCAGACAGCTCACCAAGGGCTTCGTAAAACAGGTGGTGAAGACACAACCAGGGACAATCACAAACCAGCAGACGACCACACGCGTCACCTCCTTCTCCAACCAGACGTCGAACAACGTTAGTCCCGTAAAGTTCCAAATCAAGAACCTCCGAGACGAATTCAAGGAGAACTATACTCCAATGATATTCGGACAAGGAAAGGAGCACACCTATGGGGATTATGCGCGGCCTGACGACTCAGTCCGTAAACCTCGCGTGTTTATGGTGCGGGATATCAAGGGCACTATGTCTAATCAGCAAGATCATCAACCTAACTATCTTCCTGATGCCATGAACCAGCCGTCGGTACCTAGACCTTTACCACCAAAGGCACCGAAGCCAGTCAGAATGCCGCCGGAACAACCACAATTCAAGATTCCAGATCAGGTTCCACTTCCGGAATATCAACCAGCTCCTATTCCGGAACCTGTGATTCCAGAGGCACCACCGCCGCCGCTTCCTCAACATGAAGTGCCGGAGCCATCAGACCCCGTTTCTTTTTACCCGGCGGACGAGCCTCTATTCTACCCGCTACCACAGGCGCCATTTGCTAAGTTTGACGCGCACGAATACAACGAAAAGGTCAGATCAGGAAGATTAAATGACGAAGTTGACTACGAAGAAACGCCAGAAGAGAGGGAGGAAAGGTTCAATGGAAAGCTACCTATTTTTGCACCAAAAGTGGAAATTCATTATGATGAAGAATTTCTACAAAATGGTTTGCAGAATGGTTTCTTCATCGAGAGACCAGATTTGCTTCCACTTGATTTCAGCAGGAAGTTAAGTGGTGCTGAGATGGACAGCGACCCTTATACACCAGGAACTCCAGAGTCTTCCGGTGTTAGGAAGAAGA AGGAGAAATATTATA AAGACAATA AGAAGCTGTATAACGACTCCGCCTTCTATGACGCTCCAGACACTGATTATCCCACTATCGAAGACCAAATCACCCTATGTAAGAAAATCGCGCGTTCGTTGACGTCGGCAGCCAATAAGAAGGCGAGAGGAGCCAAGATGTTTGCCAAGCGTAAACGACGCGCTAGCAAATGGATACACGATGGCGAGTCACATATCGGATCGTCTTCAGCCGGGGACGTAGCTGACCTACACGACCTCGACAGCGAACTTCACCTGACCGAAGGCGGATCCCGCCCACTGTTCTCATTTCGTATACCTAATATCAAGAACCGCATTCTTTTGACAGAGGACGGCACTCCAAAAATGAGTATTTCACAGCAGGAATTTGAACAATTGAGGCTCCAACAGAAAAAATGCGATCACAAAGCAGTGTCTCCGAGCACCTGTCAGAGCCTGGTAGCCGACCTACACAACCAGAGAAACAGGGGAGCGAAGCTATTTCAAAAACGTCAAGCTAGATCAGAAAAATGGGTCATCGATGAAAGAAACGCAACAAAACCGATGTTGTCACAAGAAAAAATTAATTCCTTTTTGGAGTCCACATCCTCTGTGCAGAACAAGGCCCCCACCCCATGGGAGGCCGCTTTGGGTAACCCCCAAGGGCGTGTGGACAGTGCTTTTGACCACATGGACTATTCAAAACCCACCCCACAGCAAAAGTACAGCCCGGCACCCCAGCTGCCGCAGCCAAGCCCACCCGTAACCCACGACCTGTCAGGAACGCAAAACATTGCAGCAGTGACTGGGCCAAACTTTAACCGTACCCCCAAAGGATGGGGGTGCGGCCCTGCATCAACAGCTGTTCAGG CTGATGATCACTATGGTTACAACACGCTCCGACGTCAGCTGTCAAATAAACAGGAACAGCCCCCGCCTCCCCCGCCAAAGCCCCTCAAGGCAACGCAAGACAACTACAACCCCAGAATGAGGGCTTGGAACCCGGAAATGAGTGGAGCGTACAACCATAATATGTACAATGTCGCGAGGTTCGGAGGTCCAGGAGGCAACGCGGGTCCAGAACAATACAGTCACCGAGCCGCAGATTCGTATCATAATAGGGTACCGTCACATATGATAATCGCGTCCGACTTGTGA
- the LOC117336038 gene encoding uncharacterized protein LOC117336038 isoform X1, whose translation MVTSQKLTITLIGGGPWGFRLIGGEEYPLQIAKIRKRSKACSGGLQEGDTVICINGVSMQGRSHQDAMYEVDNAGDKLNLTVQRDGGSFQSQQLVEQRQHQPVAAPMQMSNGVGGAPGQKTHSTSQTFRDGNTTTNVVTGAYEQTSGDGRQLTKGFVKQVVKTQPGTITNQQTTTRVTSFSNQTSNNVSPVKFQIKNLRDEFKENYTPMIFGQGKEHTYGDYARPDDSVRKPRVFMVRDIKGTMSNQQDHQPNYLPDAMNQPSVPRPLPPKAPKPVRMPPEQPQFKIPDQVPLPEYQPAPIPEPVIPEAPPPPLPQHEVPEPSDPVSFYPADEPLFYPLPQAPFAKFDAHEYNEKVRSGRLNDEVDYEETPEEREERFNGKLPIFAPKVEIHYDEEFLQNGLQNGFFIERPDLLPLDFSRKLSGAEMDSDPYTPGTPESSGVRKKRQDLDPFLSFKEKYYKDNKKLYNDSAFYDAPDTDYPTIEDQITLCKKIARSLTSAANKKARGAKMFAKRKRRASKWIHDGESHIGSSSAGDVADLHDLDSELHLTEGGSRPLFSFRIPNIKNRILLTEDGTPKMSISQQEFEQLRLQQKKCDHKAVSPSTCQSLVADLHNQRNRGAKLFQKRQARSEKWVIDERNATKPMLSQEKINSFLESTSSVQNKAPTPWEAALGNPQGRVDSAFDHMDYSKPTPQQKYSPAPQLPQPSPPVTHDLSGTQNIAAVTGPNFNRTPKGWGCGPASTAVQADDHYGYNTLRRQLSNKQEQPPPPPPKPLKATQDNYNPRMRAWNPEMSGAYNHNMYNVARFGGPGGNAGPEQYSHRAADSYHNRVPSHMIIASDL comes from the exons ATCCGCAAGAGAAGCAAGGCGTGCTCTGGTGGTCTCCAGGAGGGCGACACTGTGATTTGCATCAATGGCGTCTCCATGCAGGGCAGGTCTCACCAAGACGCCATGTATGAGGTGGACAACGCTGGGGACAAGCTCAATTTAACGGTCCAGAG GGATGGCGGGTCATTCCAGTCTCAGCAGCTAGTCGAGCAAAGACAACATCAGCCTGTGGCAGCCCCCATGCAGATGAGCAATGGTGTTGGGGGAGCACCCGGGCAAAAGACACACTCAACCTCTCAGACATTTCGGGATGGCAACACGACCACCAATGTGGTGACCGGGGCCTACGAGCAGACTTCCGGGGACGGCAGACAGCTCACCAAGGGCTTCGTAAAACAGGTGGTGAAGACACAACCAGGGACAATCACAAACCAGCAGACGACCACACGCGTCACCTCCTTCTCCAACCAGACGTCGAACAACGTTAGTCCCGTAAAGTTCCAAATCAAGAACCTCCGAGACGAATTCAAGGAGAACTATACTCCAATGATATTCGGACAAGGAAAGGAGCACACCTATGGGGATTATGCGCGGCCTGACGACTCAGTCCGTAAACCTCGCGTGTTTATGGTGCGGGATATCAAGGGCACTATGTCTAATCAGCAAGATCATCAACCTAACTATCTTCCTGATGCCATGAACCAGCCGTCGGTACCTAGACCTTTACCACCAAAGGCACCGAAGCCAGTCAGAATGCCGCCGGAACAACCACAATTCAAGATTCCAGATCAGGTTCCACTTCCGGAATATCAACCAGCTCCTATTCCGGAACCTGTGATTCCAGAGGCACCACCGCCGCCGCTTCCTCAACATGAAGTGCCGGAGCCATCAGACCCCGTTTCTTTTTACCCGGCGGACGAGCCTCTATTCTACCCGCTACCACAGGCGCCATTTGCTAAGTTTGACGCGCACGAATACAACGAAAAGGTCAGATCAGGAAGATTAAATGACGAAGTTGACTACGAAGAAACGCCAGAAGAGAGGGAGGAAAGGTTCAATGGAAAGCTACCTATTTTTGCACCAAAAGTGGAAATTCATTATGATGAAGAATTTCTACAAAATGGTTTGCAGAATGGTTTCTTCATCGAGAGACCAGATTTGCTTCCACTTGATTTCAGCAGGAAGTTAAGTGGTGCTGAGATGGACAGCGACCCTTATACACCAGGAACTCCAGAGTCTTCCGGTGTTAGGAAGAAGA GACAAGACTTAGACCCATTTTTATCATTCA AGGAGAAATATTATA AAGACAATA AGAAGCTGTATAACGACTCCGCCTTCTATGACGCTCCAGACACTGATTATCCCACTATCGAAGACCAAATCACCCTATGTAAGAAAATCGCGCGTTCGTTGACGTCGGCAGCCAATAAGAAGGCGAGAGGAGCCAAGATGTTTGCCAAGCGTAAACGACGCGCTAGCAAATGGATACACGATGGCGAGTCACATATCGGATCGTCTTCAGCCGGGGACGTAGCTGACCTACACGACCTCGACAGCGAACTTCACCTGACCGAAGGCGGATCCCGCCCACTGTTCTCATTTCGTATACCTAATATCAAGAACCGCATTCTTTTGACAGAGGACGGCACTCCAAAAATGAGTATTTCACAGCAGGAATTTGAACAATTGAGGCTCCAACAGAAAAAATGCGATCACAAAGCAGTGTCTCCGAGCACCTGTCAGAGCCTGGTAGCCGACCTACACAACCAGAGAAACAGGGGAGCGAAGCTATTTCAAAAACGTCAAGCTAGATCAGAAAAATGGGTCATCGATGAAAGAAACGCAACAAAACCGATGTTGTCACAAGAAAAAATTAATTCCTTTTTGGAGTCCACATCCTCTGTGCAGAACAAGGCCCCCACCCCATGGGAGGCCGCTTTGGGTAACCCCCAAGGGCGTGTGGACAGTGCTTTTGACCACATGGACTATTCAAAACCCACCCCACAGCAAAAGTACAGCCCGGCACCCCAGCTGCCGCAGCCAAGCCCACCCGTAACCCACGACCTGTCAGGAACGCAAAACATTGCAGCAGTGACTGGGCCAAACTTTAACCGTACCCCCAAAGGATGGGGGTGCGGCCCTGCATCAACAGCTGTTCAGG CTGATGATCACTATGGTTACAACACGCTCCGACGTCAGCTGTCAAATAAACAGGAACAGCCCCCGCCTCCCCCGCCAAAGCCCCTCAAGGCAACGCAAGACAACTACAACCCCAGAATGAGGGCTTGGAACCCGGAAATGAGTGGAGCGTACAACCATAATATGTACAATGTCGCGAGGTTCGGAGGTCCAGGAGGCAACGCGGGTCCAGAACAATACAGTCACCGAGCCGCAGATTCGTATCATAATAGGGTACCGTCACATATGATAATCGCGTCCGACTTGTGA
- the LOC117336038 gene encoding uncharacterized protein LOC117336038 isoform X4 — protein MVTSQKLTITLIGGGPWGFRLIGGEEYPLQIAKIRKRSKACSGGLQEGDTVICINGVSMQGRSHQDAMYEVDNAGDKLNLTVQRDGGSFQSQQLVEQRQHQPVAAPMQMSNGVGGAPGQKTHSTSQTFRDGNTTTNVVTGAYEQTSGDGRQLTKGFVKQVVKTQPGTITNQQTTTRVTSFSNQTSNNVSPVKFQIKNLRDEFKENYTPMIFGQGKEHTYGDYARPDDSVRKPRVFMVRDIKGTMSNQQDHQPNYLPDAMNQPSVPRPLPPKAPKPVRMPPEQPQFKIPDQVPLPEYQPAPIPEPVIPEAPPPPLPQHEVPEPSDPVSFYPADEPLFYPLPQAPFAKFDAHEYNEKVRSGRLNDEVDYEETPEEREERFNGKLPIFAPKVEIHYDEEFLQNGLQNGFFIERPDLLPLDFSRKLSGAEMDSDPYTPGTPESSGVRKKKDNKKLYNDSAFYDAPDTDYPTIEDQITLCKKIARSLTSAANKKARGAKMFAKRKRRASKWIHDGESHIGSSSAGDVADLHDLDSELHLTEGGSRPLFSFRIPNIKNRILLTEDGTPKMSISQQEFEQLRLQQKKCDHKAVSPSTCQSLVADLHNQRNRGAKLFQKRQARSEKWVIDERNATKPMLSQEKINSFLESTSSVQNKAPTPWEAALGNPQGRVDSAFDHMDYSKPTPQQKYSPAPQLPQPSPPVTHDLSGTQNIAAVTGPNFNRTPKGWGCGPASTAVQADDHYGYNTLRRQLSNKQEQPPPPPPKPLKATQDNYNPRMRAWNPEMSGAYNHNMYNVARFGGPGGNAGPEQYSHRAADSYHNRVPSHMIIASDL, from the exons ATCCGCAAGAGAAGCAAGGCGTGCTCTGGTGGTCTCCAGGAGGGCGACACTGTGATTTGCATCAATGGCGTCTCCATGCAGGGCAGGTCTCACCAAGACGCCATGTATGAGGTGGACAACGCTGGGGACAAGCTCAATTTAACGGTCCAGAG GGATGGCGGGTCATTCCAGTCTCAGCAGCTAGTCGAGCAAAGACAACATCAGCCTGTGGCAGCCCCCATGCAGATGAGCAATGGTGTTGGGGGAGCACCCGGGCAAAAGACACACTCAACCTCTCAGACATTTCGGGATGGCAACACGACCACCAATGTGGTGACCGGGGCCTACGAGCAGACTTCCGGGGACGGCAGACAGCTCACCAAGGGCTTCGTAAAACAGGTGGTGAAGACACAACCAGGGACAATCACAAACCAGCAGACGACCACACGCGTCACCTCCTTCTCCAACCAGACGTCGAACAACGTTAGTCCCGTAAAGTTCCAAATCAAGAACCTCCGAGACGAATTCAAGGAGAACTATACTCCAATGATATTCGGACAAGGAAAGGAGCACACCTATGGGGATTATGCGCGGCCTGACGACTCAGTCCGTAAACCTCGCGTGTTTATGGTGCGGGATATCAAGGGCACTATGTCTAATCAGCAAGATCATCAACCTAACTATCTTCCTGATGCCATGAACCAGCCGTCGGTACCTAGACCTTTACCACCAAAGGCACCGAAGCCAGTCAGAATGCCGCCGGAACAACCACAATTCAAGATTCCAGATCAGGTTCCACTTCCGGAATATCAACCAGCTCCTATTCCGGAACCTGTGATTCCAGAGGCACCACCGCCGCCGCTTCCTCAACATGAAGTGCCGGAGCCATCAGACCCCGTTTCTTTTTACCCGGCGGACGAGCCTCTATTCTACCCGCTACCACAGGCGCCATTTGCTAAGTTTGACGCGCACGAATACAACGAAAAGGTCAGATCAGGAAGATTAAATGACGAAGTTGACTACGAAGAAACGCCAGAAGAGAGGGAGGAAAGGTTCAATGGAAAGCTACCTATTTTTGCACCAAAAGTGGAAATTCATTATGATGAAGAATTTCTACAAAATGGTTTGCAGAATGGTTTCTTCATCGAGAGACCAGATTTGCTTCCACTTGATTTCAGCAGGAAGTTAAGTGGTGCTGAGATGGACAGCGACCCTTATACACCAGGAACTCCAGAGTCTTCCGGTGTTAGGAAGAAGA AAGACAATA AGAAGCTGTATAACGACTCCGCCTTCTATGACGCTCCAGACACTGATTATCCCACTATCGAAGACCAAATCACCCTATGTAAGAAAATCGCGCGTTCGTTGACGTCGGCAGCCAATAAGAAGGCGAGAGGAGCCAAGATGTTTGCCAAGCGTAAACGACGCGCTAGCAAATGGATACACGATGGCGAGTCACATATCGGATCGTCTTCAGCCGGGGACGTAGCTGACCTACACGACCTCGACAGCGAACTTCACCTGACCGAAGGCGGATCCCGCCCACTGTTCTCATTTCGTATACCTAATATCAAGAACCGCATTCTTTTGACAGAGGACGGCACTCCAAAAATGAGTATTTCACAGCAGGAATTTGAACAATTGAGGCTCCAACAGAAAAAATGCGATCACAAAGCAGTGTCTCCGAGCACCTGTCAGAGCCTGGTAGCCGACCTACACAACCAGAGAAACAGGGGAGCGAAGCTATTTCAAAAACGTCAAGCTAGATCAGAAAAATGGGTCATCGATGAAAGAAACGCAACAAAACCGATGTTGTCACAAGAAAAAATTAATTCCTTTTTGGAGTCCACATCCTCTGTGCAGAACAAGGCCCCCACCCCATGGGAGGCCGCTTTGGGTAACCCCCAAGGGCGTGTGGACAGTGCTTTTGACCACATGGACTATTCAAAACCCACCCCACAGCAAAAGTACAGCCCGGCACCCCAGCTGCCGCAGCCAAGCCCACCCGTAACCCACGACCTGTCAGGAACGCAAAACATTGCAGCAGTGACTGGGCCAAACTTTAACCGTACCCCCAAAGGATGGGGGTGCGGCCCTGCATCAACAGCTGTTCAGG CTGATGATCACTATGGTTACAACACGCTCCGACGTCAGCTGTCAAATAAACAGGAACAGCCCCCGCCTCCCCCGCCAAAGCCCCTCAAGGCAACGCAAGACAACTACAACCCCAGAATGAGGGCTTGGAACCCGGAAATGAGTGGAGCGTACAACCATAATATGTACAATGTCGCGAGGTTCGGAGGTCCAGGAGGCAACGCGGGTCCAGAACAATACAGTCACCGAGCCGCAGATTCGTATCATAATAGGGTACCGTCACATATGATAATCGCGTCCGACTTGTGA